Part of the Hemiscyllium ocellatum isolate sHemOce1 chromosome 48, sHemOce1.pat.X.cur, whole genome shotgun sequence genome, ACACACACCCCAAAGCTCAAAAGCTCCTTGCAGGCCTCCTATTTTCAGCAGCAGGAGATATCTTCCGGACCACTTCTCCACAGCTATATCATTGCCATggtaagtgctggaaaataggttCAAGATTTGCCGTTTAGAGATGGTGTAAATGTGAATCAGTATTTACTGACATATTTCAGTGAAACCTCAGATATAAAAAGCTTGGAGGGACAGGTATGGAGTGGAGAACTGGAGGAAAGGATTTTATGTCCATGTGACTTCCAAGATATTGCTTCAAAAATTTGATGTTATGGGACTGAGTCGATATGATTGTTATTACCCATGGGGAAACAATTTGAGGTGTGACCAATTTTGATCTAAAATTTGAAATAATGAAAGTGGTCAAAAGATTGCAATTTTACAATTTAAAACTAAGCCAGAGGAAAATAAACATCACACCACAAAATGAACTGTGGATTTAAATATTGCAAAGAAAAAAGCTACTGTTTTCAGTCATTGCTGCAAACTCTACGTCCTAACTAGCAACAGTACCTTGCTCCCTGATGACAGTCTGAGACTGACAGAGATTCTTTTCATACACTTGGTGTCATATTTGACTCCAAAGGTGGGATTCCAATGCCATGTCTTTTCCTTCATGAAAATCTTATTTCCATCTTAGTAACACTGTGCGCTTCTACACATGCCTCTGGCTCTCTATATTGTAAATGCTTTCCATGTTACTGTTATCTTCAGATTTATAGTTCCACTACTCTTCTGGCCTCCAACCTAATGGCTTGCAAAAACCTGAGCTGCCCCAAAACTCTGACTGTATTTAAACTCCCACCGAATCCCGCTTGGCCAACGCTATTGCTCACTCCTTTTATCTTTATTCACAGGACGTGTTTGTTCCCAAGAAAACTTTCTCCAGCCCTACAACTCTTTCCGATTTCTGCAACATTCCCATTTTGGCACCTTCTGCATTCTCAGTTTTCACCGGTCCACGACCGTgccatgccttcagctgtctGTATACCAATCTGTGGAATATCCACCAGAAGTTCACACTTGAAATTACTCCGAGTCTGACCTCTATTCATTTGATCACTTCTCCTAATATTAGAGATATGAGGATAAAATCCAAGAGATAGGTCAGACAGTGTTTGTAATCAGAGTGGCCTTAGTGCACATTTGCTTGAAGAGAGATAATCAGCTCAGCTTCTCAAGCTTTTCACTGTCTAAGTGCCAAATTTGATCCTCTTATGTGCCTGTGAACTATATTATGGGATGGTTGACCAGTGGCAAATGgtattcaatctgaataaatgtgaagggATGCACGTGGGCAGGACAAATAAGGCAAGAGAATGCatatgaatggtaggaccttgagAAGCAATGAGGATCACAGACCTTGGTAAGTGTATGTCCACTGGTCCCTGAAGGTTTCACGACAGGTGGATAAAATAGTTAAGAAATCATAAGGTATTATTACACCCTATTAGCAGAGGCAGAGAGTTTAACATGATGGAGGTAATGCTGGACCCATAcaaaatattggttaggccacagctagactAATTAgtgcaattctggaatccacatgatGGAACAGATTGACTGCAGGGGGGAAGGTTCAGAgtagatttatcaagatgttccCTGTGCTGAAGAGCTTGAGCAATCAAGAGAGATTGGAAAGGCTGGAAGtgacaggagactgagggggatgtgattatACAACTCAATTTTGTGAGGGGCAATAGAAAGGGTAGAGAGGAAGGAACCTTTGCCTTTGGAGGGATCAATAACCAGAGGCATAAATTTAAGATAAAGGGCAGAACGTTTAGATCGGaagtgaggaaacattttttttcaaccagagggtggtggaaatctgaCACACACTGCCTATATGGATGGTAGAGGCAAAAACCCTCACATTTGAATAATATTTTGGTGTGCACTTGTGAAGCCAGGGTGTCCAAGACTCtgggcctaatgctggcaaataggattggAATACTGAGATGCTTGTTTTTTGTACAGTTCAAATCCAATGAGCCAAAAGGTAttattttctgtgctgcagacctTGATGACTGTATGACATAAAGACATCAGCCAGCTGAGCACTAAGTTTTCCAAATTAGATGGCTTGAGGTTTGATTTAGTTTTTGCTGAGCTGGCTTATTTTCTTGACAGTTGGGTTATAATAAACGGCCTCAGTGTTCACTGGctcaaagaaaggaaaaggagtgCATTTTCCCAATCCACATTACTATCCCAGTGAAGCAGGTGGAATGTATAATTTGTGAGGATGTCAACTGACATGACcctcttgtggctcagtggtagtatccctagcCCTGGACCAGGAGGCCGGGGTTCAAGTCTGCTCCAGAGGTGAGTAACAACATTGCTGAAcgggttgatgagaaaatatagGTTAAATGAAAATAATTCAGACAAAAATTTCATCAGATAGGATGACTGTTCTGACCAGATGAGGAATAACAAACTTGCTGTGTCGCAgataggatttaaaaaaaaaaaatctgcttcagGGAAGGGCCAAAATAAtcaaaattaaatggaaaatacAAAGTTTTAAATCAACTTTATCCGTCTGGCAGTCACACATTTAAAAAATGTGTGCATCAGAGAAAGATGGTATGTGAAAGCATCAATAGAACATAATGAGAATGTAATGATTTTATTTagaggaagtttttttttgtttcaggagaatccatgtttggACTTGCGCACATTTTCTACATCTGGATGTTTGGCATAAAACCTCTAAACCTGTTAGCAGGTATTTTCCTCGTGGCTGTTGGCACCATATATATGCTGTTCCTAAAAAGATGCGTCTGGGACCAAAAGCCCTTCCAGTGGGCAGCCTACATCTACATATTATTAATTGGAACTATGGCCTGGCGTGCTAGTGCTAGCACACTCTTCAGTCAGAACTGGTCCTGGATCAAATTGTTTGCCACAATTGGAGGAATACTTTTTATAGTATCTCATTTCACTTATGCTGTCAACATGTATTGCTTTCCCATGTATAATGCTGGAATTATTACAGCGACTTATTATACAGCACAGATGTTTATCACACTTTCAATTGTAAAGACTAAGCATGAGTGATCAAAAACCAAAAGGAAAGCAAGTTGCCATTGTCTTCAATGATGTATATGTCATTCTGCACCTGATAAGATATTAAGGAAATGCCTACTGGAAATAAAGGTCAATTATTTTCACTGAAGCAAAGATCTATGCCTTATTTTTTTGCCCTCATTTCCCCTTTTAACTGAAGCTCTCAAAAAAATCCCAAGGAAACAAAACCATTTCCtctaaaatgttgacttctgttgCACACGGAACATTCATGTCCCATCAGCTCTCACTGAAAAATTCTGCAACACAGAGGAAGTATTTTACATCAAACATAATTACACTGAATTTACAGAACAAAAACAAGCCACTTGTCCAAAAGCAGCTCTAACACCctttcaggcaatgagttccagatactCACAACCCTGTGgattaaatcattcccctctaaACATTCTTCCTCCTTACTTTCAGACTGTGCCCTAGTTACGGATCCCTCTACTAAAGAGAAATGTTTCTCCTCGACCCTGTTAATGGTCCTGAGAGTTTTGTACACCTCAAGCAGATGCCTCCCTCAGTAATCAAAGAAAACAAGcccagcctatttagtctctcttcatagctcaaTCACTATCTGATTGTATCCTCTTTACAGAAATCACATGCTGCAGTGTGCTGACTATATTACAGTGTGGTGATCATAAGTTGCTTGCTTTTGTATCCTTTCAGAAAATGTTAGTACGTATTGTTAAAGGCATTACAACATACCACTTGCATAAGTTCAAGATAATCAGGCACAGCCAACCTGGTTTAGTCaaagggaagtcatgtttaaCTTATTTATAGGAGTTATTTCAATAAGTTAAGATCTGCTGCAAATACAGGAAACCCAGTGTTTTCATTGTGTTTAGATTTCTAGAAGGCAGTAAATAAGGTGCCAAATCAAAGTTTATTCGGAAAATAAAAGCTTACGGTGTTAGTGGTAACATAGATGGAAGTTTGACTtgcaaacaggaagcagacaatagGAAAagatgggtctttttcaggatggcagaatGTCACTAAGTATGTGCTACAGGGATCACTGCTGAGGCCTcgacaattttttttataaattgcAATAACTTAGGTGAACAGACCAAATGTACAgcagctaaatttgctgataagAAAGTTAGttaggaaagtgagttgtgaagaaaACCTAAGGAGGCCACAAATGGATACAGATAGCTCatttgagtgggcaaagatctagCAAATGGGGcaaagtgtgagaaagtgtgcaattgtccattttggcaggaagaataagaaaaaaaaaggacattaTATAAATTGTGAGAGGGTGCAgtgctctgagatgcagagagatatAGGTGTCCTAGCCCATGAATTGCACAAGGTTGAATGTAGGTACAGTGAGTAATCAGGAAAACGAATGTTATGGTTTATTCTAAAGGAAATTAAACACAAGAGGGAGGTTATGCTTTAGTTATACAGAGCATTGGCAAGACATGTCTGAAGTACTGCATAAATTCACTTGTACGTAAGTCACCATACTTAAAGGACGTTACTATGCTGGAAGCAGTTCAGGAAAGGTTTAGTggattaatacctggaatgagtgggttgcgtTTAAAGGAAGGGCTACACAGGCTATGCCTGTATACTCTTGAGTGTAGGAAAATCAAAGGTATTGAAACACAGAAGATCCCAAGGAGATTTGGTGGATAGTGAAAGGATGTCTCCTCtcgtgggagaatctagaattcgaggtcaaaatttaaaaatcaggggACATCCATTTAACTCACAGACAAGGAACATTCTTCCTCTCAGAGGGTGCTGAGTGTTTTAGATTCCTTTCCTCAAACGTGAATATAGATTCTTTACCTTTTTTTGCTAGAGGTGGATAGATTCATTACCAAGGCACTAACAGATTAATCAAGGGCGAAGTAATTCCACAGAGGCTTACGGTATCCCTTCAATCAAGTCATCCTCTATTACCtgtccttgactttagtactgcaTCATTCTGAGTCATCTCTCAGTGTCAGTATCCCTCAGCTGCCACTTTTTtcactgtcagccagggctccctgattgatccaGATTAACTGCCTCAAAAGGGAATTCAGATTCTTGGAGGTcaagctggctgacctcatttcaaTCACTACACTTGTAATACAAATTAAATgttttaaagatacagtacaaGTACATTCCCACTAAGGACAAAACATCTTTTATAaactaaaaataaacaaaagcattTGTGTAATACCCAAACATGACTCGTATAATACTCACACCAGAGTCCATGCATCTAACACCTTGGTCAGTTCAGTCACTTGTGATGTAAACTTCATTACTGATTCACTGGTAGTCCCTCACAGTTGAGGATGATTCTCTTCCACTCTCATGGTGTGTACATAGGTGGCTGCGCTGACCAATGCAGCTTCTGCAGACTAGGTTACACTTGTGGCAGAAGGTGGTCATGAGGAGAGGTGGGGAGGCTTTGGTGTGCCACACACTCCTTTTCCCTGTTTTTATCTAGCTTCCACTTTTTCCCAATGTCAAGTCTTGAGGTACTCCACACTTTcccggatgctcctcctccactttggatggtcttgggCCAGTGAATCCCAAGTATTTGTGGAAATGCCACAATTTGCCactgaggccttgagggtatcactgaTACCCTTCCCCTGTCCAGCTGGGGCTCACCTGCTGTTCCAGTTGGGGAGCTTCATGTCAGTCATATGGACGATGTGCCCAGCCTATTGTAACCAATCAACACTTAACCTCACTGCTGCCAAGCTCCCTGCTGGAGTAGAGCAAACTTACAGAACCAGTGGGAAATTATTTAACTGCCACCACCTTCAAGCCAAAACCAAAGTCAGACCAACCAGTAGCATTGAACGACAGTAAACAGAAGCTTCTGTATCTCAGAGGATGTACTCCAGACCATCAGCATCTTTATGGAGGCAAATTAGAGCATGTGCCTCACTCTGAGCATCTGCAAACCAAAGGTCCTCCACAAACCTGGCCCAGCATGGTGCAGCGAACCCCTGATCATCAAGGCCTTTGAGAAAGTTGACCATTTTCAATACCTCAGGACTGTCCTGTCAGCCAAAGCAGCTATTAATGAAGAGATCCAGCACTGCCTCCAGTATGCTCGTGCAGCCTTTGGCCACCTGAAGAAAAGTGTGTTCGAGAATAACAACATCAGATCAGACACCAAGGTCTTGGTTTACGGAACTTTGGTGGTTCCCACCTCCTATATGGCTCGGAGACGTGGACTATCTGCAGCAGACACCTCCCACAGTAGTACCACTAACGCTGCCTGTGCAAGATCCTGAGAATCCgatctgaaaaatatgttgctggaaaagcgcagcaggtcaggcagcatcaaaggagtaggagaagggcattcctgaagaagggcttatgcccaaaacgtcgattctcctgctcctttgatgctgcctgacctactgcgcttttccagcaacacatttatcagctctgatctccagcatctgcagtcctcactttctcctgagaatccGACGGTAAGAAAGATGCACCAAC contains:
- the LOC132836992 gene encoding lysoplasmalogenase TMEM86A-like yields the protein MTLKWHTVAFQELCRFVPFLLSVCIYFVLAPQSSCPLWVKAFFKCLPILFLCTYILTHEINMYTHPKAQKLLAGLLFSAAGDIFRTTSPQLYHCHGESMFGLAHIFYIWMFGIKPLNLLAGIFLVAVGTIYMLFLKRCVWDQKPFQWAAYIYILLIGTMAWRASASTLFSQNWSWIKLFATIGGILFIVSHFTYAVNMYCFPMYNAGIITATYYTAQMFITLSIVKTKHE